CGCACCGCACCGAAAATTCCGCACTAATAAACTAaccttttgttttctttttgcgtattgtttttttttcctacgTTGGTGCAACCGACACACGATGCACAGCACGAGGGGCAGACGAGATACGAAGGCGTACGAAGATGGACGAAACTTTCAGGTGCAAGTTTTCTTTTCGCGTTGGTATGTGTGTTACATTTCCGGGGGTGCTCTCACACACACCACCAAACACTCGCGAATCTGTGACGTAGATGGAATTGCTATGTGTGTTTTTCTTCTCTGCTATCCTgctcccttttttttgcaacagcagcgaaaATTCCTTTGCTTGGGGAAATCCCCTTTACTATTATGCGATGGCTATTTTCGTTATGAACTAAAAATTCGTTGCCTTTAATGCGCAGGATAATATCCCACCTTTTAGCACTTACTTTTCGAAACACTGAAAACGAATttacacacacggacacacacacgttTCTCAAAAAAATTTGGAAAAGCACTGTTAAATTTGTAAAAACTTTTAACTATTTACACTAGAATTTCAAGAAAAACTtccaattttaatttttccgAGCTGCTGCTCCGTCCGCTCGCCAGCGAGACGACTGTGATATTGAATTTTTCACTGCTGCCTGCCAGTTAGGTTTGTGTTTTCgttgccgtcgtcgtcgtcgtcgcctaCTTTTCCGACCGACACGCACGAGAAAAATCAATCATTTTCAGTTgttttgcttgttgttgtttcgagcttttccaacaacaacaagctgaCAGCTGCTCTGGACGCTGCAGTGGCGACGGCGCAGTGTTGCCATGTAAGCGAACTGCTGCATTACAGCAATCGATACATCGATATTTTAAATGCCCGCAATTGGTCCGTCCGcgaagaaaataaataataagctAATGTTGCAACAATAAAAAGCCACCAAAATAATGTTTTACAATTGCATATTTACTTAGATGtcttaattataaattacttGGTTATCTGGCAACCCCACAGCTGTTTGTCGTTGCTGCAACAGCAAAATAAATGCAGGCAAAGAACACAAGCAAGCGAATTGAATTATATAAAACTGAACTACTTACAATATCAACAAAGCAGCTTCGTCTCGCAATGGTTTAATGGTACTTTTGTTTATATCAGCCACCAGCAGCTTTTTTTTACatccgcacacacactcgcgctGCGAAACAAACCGAAAACCTATTGCTATTTGCTATTATCTTTTCACGAATTCttattggttttttctttttattcgAAAGAGAGCACCCACAATATATACGCGCACCCAAAGTCTGTGTTCCCGAAGTGTGGTTTTGTTATAGATTTTACtaaaatatgtacatttttaattGTGCGAGAACGAGAACAGACGACAAATTCTGAGCACATCCGACGTTGCTGttccacaaaacaaaaacgaacagGTGTGCTTTTTTTCTACCGAAACTTGTATGCCCTTTCCGAGGATCTATGTACTGCGTGGAGCAGTTTCACTATAAAATGATGGGTACAATTTCAGCGATTGTGTGATTTTTCTTTACATTCATATTTTGCCGAAGATTCTATATCATTTAAACATATACAAAGCACGATTTCGTCAAGCCTATTGATGTTATGTATGTACCTCAAAATACTCTACCATGATTTCGAACTAGTTCGATAAGTGGCACAGCTGTCTAAGCCGACTACGATTGTAAGTATGAAGGGCAGCGCGCGTCATTTCAAATTTCTTTACCGATTGCTTGGAGAACTGTGCTGTCATTGTATGTAAACATTTGTGAAAACAATGGCGAGCCCAATCTCGTGAGCATTAGATGATGATTATGCTTGGGTTATTCCCCAAGAACACTCTATTGCGAtttcactcgctctctctctctttctttcgttgTATTCGCCTCTCTGGGAGCACTTAATCTCTTCCCACACATATTTATAAGTAGTGCTTAGTGCTTAATATAAAGACCGGTTTCTTGATAAGTCAGACTTGTCTGCTGACTGCTCATCTCAGTTTAGAATTTGAGTTCCAGAATGTCGGATGCATCTCGCTTTATTGTCTGGAGCTTCTGTCTCCTCGCGCTCCTCCTTTGTGTGCAAGTGCAAAGCTATGAAGTACCAAAGGCCAAGATCGAGGTATTCTATCCCAAGGGATTTGAGGTTTCCATACCCCACGAGGAGGGGATCACACTGTTCGCCTTCCACGGAAAACTGAACGAGGAGATGGAAGGCTTGGAGGCGGGCACCTGGGCCCGTGATATTGTCAAGATGAAGAACGGCCGCTGGACCTTCAGAGACCGATTGGCGGTGCTCAAGCCAGGCGACACCCTGTACTACTGGACATACGTTATCTACAATGGCCTGGGTTATCGCGAAGACGATGGCACTTTTGTTGTCGATGCTTACAGCGGGAATGGCACTGTTGCAGTGACTACACCCAGATCTCCGGTAACACCGGACTCAACCACGCCCTGGAGTTGGCCATCGGACCCGGATATTGACATCCGAACCGGTTGCGACCAACCGAAGACTCAGCTGAACGGCGGACCCTCTCGCTGCGTGGGACAGTTGGTGTTCGTGGACGAGTTCAATGCGGCAAAATTGGACACCAGCAAGTGGCTAGCGGAGCGCCGCTTCTCCGGATCGCCCGACTACGAGTTTAATGTCTACGTTGATGATACCCCCAACACGCTGCGCCTCCACAACGGCCATGTGGTACTGTCGACAACCTCGACGAAGCGCCAGTTCCACAAGAATTTAGATGCCAAGCTGGATCTGGGTAGCGGCTGCACGGGTGCCGCCAATACTCCAAGTGACTGTGTTCGTGATGGCAGGCAGAGGAACGATCGACTGCCACCTATGGTGACGGCTCAGTTCTCTACCAGGCAGAGTTTCTCCTTCAAGTACGGACGAGTGGATGTGCGTGCTAAGATGCCGCGGGCTGAGTGGCTTACTCCCCAGCTCTGGCTTCAGCCCAAGAATCAGGAGTACGGAGACGACTATCAGTCGGGACAGATTCGCATTGCTTACACTCGGCCAGCCAATGGCAAAATTGATCTGTACACGGGGGCCCTGCTCAATGCCGAAGAGCCACTCCGATCGGCCAAAGTCTGCCATAAAGTGGGCGGCAATGATAGCTCCGATGACTGGAGCGATAGCTTCCACAACTACACCCTGGAGTGGACGCCGCGGGAGCTCAAGTGGCTGGTCGACGGAAAGGAGATTTGTCGCCAGGGCAGTGAAAGCGGGGCGTTTAGCGAGACGACTGTGAATGGGATGCGGTTGCCCAATTCCCAAAAACTGGAGGAGGGCACTGGCCTGGCGCCCTTCGATCAGGAGTTTTATATAACCTTTGGCCTAGCAGTGGGAGGTTTTAACGAGTACTTCTACGACACACTGAAGCCGTGGCATGAACGGGAGCCTCGGGCCATGACGGATTTCTGGAAACACCAGAAACCGATGCTCGACCAATGGTTAGATGACGCCCATCTATCAATTGACTATGTAAAAGTGTATGCTCTGTAAACTGCTAACTGCATATAAAAGAATGAAATTAAGATTTTCAATTTCGCGCTAAGTCTTACAACACTAAGCAGATGTCTCTGCTTTCGAGCACTGGTAATGTTAAGATACCCTATCGACTGTTCACGCAACACCTGTCTGCTCCAATAAcctttgaccttttttgtttaaaccttattttataagcaatccagtaaatcaaatattttgaaaattagacggtatattttattgggATTGGCTCTCTTTAGGTGGAATTTGCTCTCTTTTTCGTGGGGGAAAAGAGAGAAACTCTTTTTGGGAAGGACTTTCATCGcaggaatatattttttcatcTCTCACTTACGTTTTATGCCGCTGGAACATAATAAAGAGAGTACTTAAAATTAATTGATGTtgcagaaaattgattcatcaattggataaaattatgtgttgAGGTCTGAGAATCCTAGCTAACTAATAATATTAAGCTGAATATCAAAGTCGAGGAATATGGACACAGAACGATTAgcccattgtcgaccagtgGGTGTTTTAATACCCTCCACGAAAATTTGGAATCTATTTTGAAGAATTTAGGCGCAGTTCGGGTAAAAGACATTGTATTCATTTTTTGTGTAAAGCAAAAGGAAGTATGGACCTACAAggagagaaaaaataaatatattccgCTGTTGAACTCAAGCTGTTCACCTCTTAAAAAatgggggcttaagtgggcttaGTTCGTTCATAACTTTATG
The sequence above is a segment of the Drosophila pseudoobscura strain MV-25-SWS-2005 chromosome X, UCI_Dpse_MV25, whole genome shotgun sequence genome. Coding sequences within it:
- the GNBP3 gene encoding gram-negative bacteria-binding protein 3, yielding MSDASRFIVWSFCLLALLLCVQVQSYEVPKAKIEVFYPKGFEVSIPHEEGITLFAFHGKLNEEMEGLEAGTWARDIVKMKNGRWTFRDRLAVLKPGDTLYYWTYVIYNGLGYREDDGTFVVDAYSGNGTVAVTTPRSPVTPDSTTPWSWPSDPDIDIRTGCDQPKTQLNGGPSRCVGQLVFVDEFNAAKLDTSKWLAERRFSGSPDYEFNVYVDDTPNTLRLHNGHVVLSTTSTKRQFHKNLDAKLDLGSGCTGAANTPSDCVRDGRQRNDRLPPMVTAQFSTRQSFSFKYGRVDVRAKMPRAEWLTPQLWLQPKNQEYGDDYQSGQIRIAYTRPANGKIDLYTGALLNAEEPLRSAKVCHKVGGNDSSDDWSDSFHNYTLEWTPRELKWLVDGKEICRQGSESGAFSETTVNGMRLPNSQKLEEGTGLAPFDQEFYITFGLAVGGFNEYFYDTLKPWHEREPRAMTDFWKHQKPMLDQWLDDAHLSIDYVKVYAL